From the genome of Neomonachus schauinslandi chromosome 5, ASM220157v2, whole genome shotgun sequence, one region includes:
- the LOC110577732 gene encoding elongation factor 1-alpha 1-like has translation MGKEKTHINIIITGHVDSGKSTTTGHLIYKCGGIDKRTIEKFEKEAAEMGKGSFKYAWVLDKLKAERERGITTDIFLWKFETSKYYVTIIDAPGHRDFIKNMITGTSQADGAVLIVAAGVGEFEAGISKNGQTREHALLAYTLGVKQLIVGVNKMNSTEPPYSQKRYEEIVKEVSTYIKKIGYNPNTVAFVPISGWNSDNMLEPSANMPWFKGWKVTRKDGNASGTTLLEALDCILPPTRPTDKPLHLPLQDVYKTGGIGTVPMGRVETGVLKPGMVVTFAPVNVTTEVKSVEMHHEALSEALPGDNVGFNVKNISVKDVRRGSVAGDSKNDPPMEGAGFTAQVIILNHPGQISAGYALVLDCHTARIACKFAELKEKIDHHSGKKLEDGPKFLKSGDAAIVDMVPGKPMCVESFSDYPPLGRFAVRDMRQTVAVGVIKAVDKKVAGAGKVTRSAQKAQKAK, from the coding sequence atgggaaaggaaaagactcacatcaacatcatcatcactgGACACGTAGATTCGGGGAAGTCTACCACTACTGGTCATCTGATCTACAAATGTGGTGGGATCGACAAAAGAACTATcgaaaaatttgagaaggaggctgctgagatgggaaagggctCCTTCAAGTATGCCTGGGTCTTGGATAAACTGAAAGCTGAACGTGAACGTGGTATCACCACTGATATCTTCCTGTGGAAATTCGAGACCAGCAAGTATTATGTGACCATCATTGatgccccaggacacagagacttTATCAAAAACATGATTACAGGCACATCTCAGGCTGACGGTGCTGTCCTGATTGTTGCTGCTGGTGTCGGTGAATTTGAAGCCGGTATCTCCAAGAATGGGCAGACCCGTGAGCATGCCCTTCTGGCTTATACCCTGGGTGTAAAACAACTAATTGTTGGTGTTAACAAGATGaattccactgagccaccctacagCCAGAAGAGATACGAGGAAATCGTTAAGGAAGTcagcacctacattaagaaaattggctacAACCCCAACACAGTAgcatttgtgccaatttctggttGGAACAGTGACAACATGCTGGAGCCAAGTGCTAACATGCCTTGGTTCAAGGGATGGAAAGTCACCCGTAAAGATGGGAATGCCAGTGGAACCACACTGCTTGAAGCTCTGGATTGCATTCTGCCACCAACTCGTCCAACTGACAAGCCCTTGCATCTGCCTCTCCAGGACGTCTACAAAACTGGTGGTATTGGTACTGTCCCTATGGGCCGAGTCGAGACTGGTGTTCTTAAACCTGGCATGGTGGTCACCTTTGCTCCAGTCAATGTTACAACTGAAGTaaagtctgttgaaatgcaccatgaagctTTGAGTGAGGCTCTTCCTGGGGACAATGTGGGCTTCAATGTGAAGAACATATCTGTCAAAGATGTTCGTCGTGGCAGTGTGGctggtgacagcaaaaatgacccaCCCATGGAAGGAGCTGGCTTCACAGCTCAGGTGATtatcctgaaccatccaggccaaaTCAGTGCTGGATATGCACTTGTGCTGGATTGTCACACAGCTCGCATTGCTTGcaagtttgctgagctgaaggagaagatagatcatcattctggaaaaaagctggaagatggtcccaagttcttgaaatctggtgatgctgccattgttgatatggttcctggcaagcctatgtgtgttgagagcttctctgactatCCTCCTCTAGGCCGTTTTGCTGTTCGTGACATGAGACAGACGGTTGCTGTGGGTGTCATCAAAGCGGTGGACAAGAAAGTAGCTGGAGCTGGCAAGGTCACCAggtctgcccagaaagctcagaaggctaaatga